One genomic window of Coffea eugenioides isolate CCC68of chromosome 1, Ceug_1.0, whole genome shotgun sequence includes the following:
- the LOC113759269 gene encoding tetraspanin-3-like, which produces MRTSSQLIGLLNFLTFLASIPILGGGIWLSSRANNTDCLKFLQWPLIIIGIAIMVVSLAGIAGSCYGNTFLMYLYLWAMFVIIATLIGFVIFAYAVTDKGTGRPVSNKVYQEYYLQDYSGWLEERVTSQSYWPKISSCIRDSHVCGKLRKDFGGIPESADMFSMRKLSPIESGCCKPPTGCGYVYQNETVWIMGSGMVGTDLDCGRWNNDQETLCYNCDSCKAGVLGSLKKSWRRVSVINIVILIILVIVYVVACAAFRHDKRMDNDEPYGETRMEKVQPTRIHF; this is translated from the exons ATGAGAACTAGCAGCCAACTGATAGGTCTACTAAACTTCTTGACTTTCCTAGCCTCTATACCAATACTAGGAGGTGGAATATGGCTGAGCAGCAGAGCCAACAACACAGACTGCTTGAAGTTTCTTCAGTGGCCTTTGATCATAATAGGCATAGCTATCATGGTTGTTTCTTTGGCTGGTATTGCTGGTTCTTGCTACGGGAACACTTTCCTCATGTACCTTTACTTGTGGGCTATGTTTGTAATCATAGCAACCCTTATTGGCTTTGTGATATTTGCTTATGCTGTGACTGATAAAGGGACAGGCAGGCCTGTTTCGAATAAAGTTTATCAAGAGTATTACTTGCAGGACTACTCTGGATGGCTGGAGGAAAGGGTCACAAGTCAGAGTTATTGGCCAAAGATCAGTTCTTGCATCAGGGATTCTCATGTTTGTGGCAAGCTGAGAAAGGATTTTGGTGGAATTCCTGAAAGTGCTGATATGTTTTCCATGAGGAAGCTCAGTCCTATTGAG TCTGGATGTTGCAAACCTCCCACAGGATGTGGCTATGTCTATCAGAATGAGACGGTTTGGATTATGGGATCAGGCATGGTCGGAACTGATCTCGATTGCGGAAGGTGGAACAATGATCAAGAGACACTGTGCTACAATTGTGATTCGTGTAAAGCTGGTGTTCTGGGAAGCTTAAAGAAGAGTTGGAGGAGGGTCTCTGTGATCAACATTGTTATCTTGATCATCCTGGTAATTGTTTATGTGGTGGCCTGTGCAGCATTTAGGCACGACAAGCGGATGGACAACGATGAACCTTATGGTGAAACCCGAATGGAGAAGGTACAGCCCACCAGGATACATTTTTGA
- the LOC113762575 gene encoding interactor of constitutive active ROPs 3 isoform X2 translates to MHIKIPDLVNLIVINLTIVIWLPFRNATGETPQKISPRVVSSEVASKPSPRSVSSDVPLKLSPRVVRQLKTASLDSDSATSSCRASRTPKDRSCKVAERKSPRSPVPEKKHPSRVAELEFQISQLQNDLKRVKDQLISSEAWKKQAEQDAEESKKQLLEMSLKLEKSREQVLKKSGSEEALLIQPQKITEDQDSLLQSQLEAIKKQHSLDSAALASAVNEIKELKIQLESVAESEAARTKHAELSQIELNSLKQNLTETLAVMEDMKNELKDCKESEAQARVLVGETLMQLETAKRTVECLRSDGVKAVEAFDSIASELEQSRARVNLLEGIVSELKADTKIVDGYGSQTAGDQEITFGTEEKANLGNSNEAELNSLKSEVEQLKSALEASEIRYSEEQSRNAAEIKSAYKLVEQIKSSSIDKEAELEAELQKTIAEVEELKADLMDKETELQGICQENEDLNLRLENFLSSRTSYELEKEIQKAMESIEHLKANLMDKETELQNIVEENEMLKTEIKKKEINKGKVNDEIVDELESARAAEREALMKLGYMTEEVDKSNRKVARVSEQLEAAQTANSEMEAELRRFKVQSDQWRKAAEAAAAMLSSGNNGKFMDRTGSMDSKYSPRSGRISSPYSDDGDDDLLKRKSPNMLKKIGVLWRKPQK, encoded by the exons ATGCATATAAAGATACCTGATTTGGTAAATCTGATAGTTATTAATCTCACTATTGTTATCTGGCTACCATTCAGGAACGCTACAGGTGAAACACCTCAAAAGATCTCCCCTCGTGTTGTTTCCTCTGAAGTGGCTTCAAAGCCATCTCCTCGTTCTGTTTCTTCAGATGTGCCCCTAAAGCTCTCTCCTCGAGTTGTTCGCCAACTTAAGACAGCTAGCCTGGATTCTGATTCTGCTACAtcttcttgccgagcaagtagGACACCAAAAGATAGAAGCTGTAAAGTAGCTGAGAGAAAATCACCCCGAAGCCCAGTGCCTGAG AAGAAGCATCCAAGTAGGGTTGCTGAGCTGGAATTTCAGATTTCTCAACTTCAGAATGACCTAAAGAGAGTGAAGGATCAGCTAATTTCCTCGGAAGCATGGAAGAAGCAAGCTGAGCAAGATGCTGAAGAATCAAAGAAGCAGCTCTTAGAAATGTCTTTAAAGCTCGAAAAGTCACGGGAACAAGTTTTAAAGAAGTCTGGTTCTGAGGAAGCACTTTTAATTCAGCCCCAGAAGATCACTGAAGATCAGGATTCGCTATTGCAGTCTCAGCTTGAGGCTATAAAGAAGCAGCACTCACTTGACTCAGCTGCATTGGCATCTGCCGTGAATGAGATTAAGGAACTCAAGATCCAGCTAGAATCTGTAGCTGAATCTGAGGCTGCCCGGACGAAGCACGCAGAACTGTCACAAATTGAGCTTAATAGCTTGAAGCAAAACCTGACAGAAACTCTTGCTGTCATGGAAGACATGAAAAATGAGCTAAAAGACTGCAAAGAATCAGAAGCTCAGGCTCGAGTACTTGTAGGTGAGACACTGATGCAATTGGAAACAGCGAAAAGGACCGTTGAGTGCCTCAGGTCTGACGGTGTTAAAGCTGTTGAGGCATTTGATTCAATAGCTTCAGAATTGGAGCAGTCAAGGGCTCGTGTAAACTTGTTGGAGGGGATTGTCAGTGAACTGAAAGCTGACACCAAAATTGTAGATGGTTATGGTTCCCAAACTGCAGGTGATCAGGAAATCACATTTGGGACTGAAGAAAAAGCAAACCTTGGGAACTCAAATGAAGCAGAACTAAATTCTCTTAAATCTGAAGTGGAACAACTAAAGTCTGCTCTAGAAGCATCTGAGATCCGATACAGTGAAGAGCAAAGTCGAAATGCTGCAGAGATCAAAAGTGCTTATAAATTGGTTGAACAAATTAAATCTTCCTCCATTGACAAAGAGGCTGAACTTGAAGCGGAGCTCCAGAAAACAATAGCTGAAGTTGAAGAGTTGAAGGCAGATCTTATGGATAAAGAAACTGAATTGCAGGGTATTTGTCAGGAGAATGAGGATCTGAATCTGAGGCTAGAGAACTTCCTGTCTAGCCGCACTAGTTATGAACTTGAAAAGGAGATCCAGAAAGCAATGGAAAGTATTGAACACTTGAAGGCAAATTTGATGGATAAAGAGACAGAACTGCAAAACATTGTCGAAGAAAACGAAATGTTGAAGACAGAgatcaagaaaaaggaaattaacAAGGGGAAAGTGAATGATGAAATTGTTGACGAACTTGAATCTGCAAGAGCTGCAGAGCGTGAGGCTCTGATGAAGCTGGGGTATATGACGGAGGAAGTCGACAAGAGTAACAGGAAGGTAGCACGAGTGTCTGAACAGCTGGAGGCAGCTCAAACTGCGAATTCAGAGATGGAAGCTGAGTTGAGAAGGTTCAAAGTGCAGTCTGACCAGTGGAGGAAGGCTGCAGAAGCAGCTGCTGCCATGCTTTCATCAGGAAACAACGGGAAGTTCATGGACCGAACAGGATCGATGGACAGTAAGTATAGTCCGAGGTCGGGGAGGATTTCTTCACCTTATTCTGATGATGGGGATGATGATTTGCTGAAGAGGAAAAGTCCAAACATGCTCAAGAAAATTGGTGTCCTGTGGAGGAAGCCTCAGAAATAG
- the LOC113762575 gene encoding interactor of constitutive active ROPs 3 isoform X4 yields the protein MQTPKARNATGETPQKISPRVVSSEVASKPSPRSVSSDVPLKLSPRVVRQLKTASLDSDSATSSCRASRTPKDRSCKVAERKSPRSPVPEKKHPSRVAELEFQISQLQNDLKRVKDQLISSEAWKKQAEQDAEESKKQLLEMSLKLEKSREQVLKKSGSEEALLIQPQKITEDQDSLLQSQLEAIKKQHSLDSAALASAVNEIKELKIQLESVAESEAARTKHAELSQIELNSLKQNLTETLAVMEDMKNELKDCKESEAQARVLVGETLMQLETAKRTVECLRSDGVKAVEAFDSIASELEQSRARVNLLEGIVSELKADTKIVDGYGSQTAGDQEITFGTEEKANLGNSNEAELNSLKSEVEQLKSALEASEIRYSEEQSRNAAEIKSAYKLVEQIKSSSIDKEAELEAELQKTIAEVEELKADLMDKETELQGICQENEDLNLRLENFLSSRTSYELEKEIQKAMESIEHLKANLMDKETELQNIVEENEMLKTEIKKKEINKGKVNDEIVDELESARAAEREALMKLGYMTEEVDKSNRKVARVSEQLEAAQTANSEMEAELRRFKVQSDQWRKAAEAAAAMLSSGNNGKFMDRTGSMDSKYSPRSGRISSPYSDDGDDDLLKRKSPNMLKKIGVLWRKPQK from the exons ATGCAGACCCCAAAAGCAAG GAACGCTACAGGTGAAACACCTCAAAAGATCTCCCCTCGTGTTGTTTCCTCTGAAGTGGCTTCAAAGCCATCTCCTCGTTCTGTTTCTTCAGATGTGCCCCTAAAGCTCTCTCCTCGAGTTGTTCGCCAACTTAAGACAGCTAGCCTGGATTCTGATTCTGCTACAtcttcttgccgagcaagtagGACACCAAAAGATAGAAGCTGTAAAGTAGCTGAGAGAAAATCACCCCGAAGCCCAGTGCCTGAG AAGAAGCATCCAAGTAGGGTTGCTGAGCTGGAATTTCAGATTTCTCAACTTCAGAATGACCTAAAGAGAGTGAAGGATCAGCTAATTTCCTCGGAAGCATGGAAGAAGCAAGCTGAGCAAGATGCTGAAGAATCAAAGAAGCAGCTCTTAGAAATGTCTTTAAAGCTCGAAAAGTCACGGGAACAAGTTTTAAAGAAGTCTGGTTCTGAGGAAGCACTTTTAATTCAGCCCCAGAAGATCACTGAAGATCAGGATTCGCTATTGCAGTCTCAGCTTGAGGCTATAAAGAAGCAGCACTCACTTGACTCAGCTGCATTGGCATCTGCCGTGAATGAGATTAAGGAACTCAAGATCCAGCTAGAATCTGTAGCTGAATCTGAGGCTGCCCGGACGAAGCACGCAGAACTGTCACAAATTGAGCTTAATAGCTTGAAGCAAAACCTGACAGAAACTCTTGCTGTCATGGAAGACATGAAAAATGAGCTAAAAGACTGCAAAGAATCAGAAGCTCAGGCTCGAGTACTTGTAGGTGAGACACTGATGCAATTGGAAACAGCGAAAAGGACCGTTGAGTGCCTCAGGTCTGACGGTGTTAAAGCTGTTGAGGCATTTGATTCAATAGCTTCAGAATTGGAGCAGTCAAGGGCTCGTGTAAACTTGTTGGAGGGGATTGTCAGTGAACTGAAAGCTGACACCAAAATTGTAGATGGTTATGGTTCCCAAACTGCAGGTGATCAGGAAATCACATTTGGGACTGAAGAAAAAGCAAACCTTGGGAACTCAAATGAAGCAGAACTAAATTCTCTTAAATCTGAAGTGGAACAACTAAAGTCTGCTCTAGAAGCATCTGAGATCCGATACAGTGAAGAGCAAAGTCGAAATGCTGCAGAGATCAAAAGTGCTTATAAATTGGTTGAACAAATTAAATCTTCCTCCATTGACAAAGAGGCTGAACTTGAAGCGGAGCTCCAGAAAACAATAGCTGAAGTTGAAGAGTTGAAGGCAGATCTTATGGATAAAGAAACTGAATTGCAGGGTATTTGTCAGGAGAATGAGGATCTGAATCTGAGGCTAGAGAACTTCCTGTCTAGCCGCACTAGTTATGAACTTGAAAAGGAGATCCAGAAAGCAATGGAAAGTATTGAACACTTGAAGGCAAATTTGATGGATAAAGAGACAGAACTGCAAAACATTGTCGAAGAAAACGAAATGTTGAAGACAGAgatcaagaaaaaggaaattaacAAGGGGAAAGTGAATGATGAAATTGTTGACGAACTTGAATCTGCAAGAGCTGCAGAGCGTGAGGCTCTGATGAAGCTGGGGTATATGACGGAGGAAGTCGACAAGAGTAACAGGAAGGTAGCACGAGTGTCTGAACAGCTGGAGGCAGCTCAAACTGCGAATTCAGAGATGGAAGCTGAGTTGAGAAGGTTCAAAGTGCAGTCTGACCAGTGGAGGAAGGCTGCAGAAGCAGCTGCTGCCATGCTTTCATCAGGAAACAACGGGAAGTTCATGGACCGAACAGGATCGATGGACAGTAAGTATAGTCCGAGGTCGGGGAGGATTTCTTCACCTTATTCTGATGATGGGGATGATGATTTGCTGAAGAGGAAAAGTCCAAACATGCTCAAGAAAATTGGTGTCCTGTGGAGGAAGCCTCAGAAATAG
- the LOC113762575 gene encoding interactor of constitutive active ROPs 3 isoform X1 has product MHIKIPDLVNLIVINLTIVIWLPFRNATGETPQKISPRVVSSEVASKPSPRSVSSDVPLKLSPRVVRQLKTASLDSDSATSSCRASRTPKDRSCKVAERKSPRSPVPELQKKHPSRVAELEFQISQLQNDLKRVKDQLISSEAWKKQAEQDAEESKKQLLEMSLKLEKSREQVLKKSGSEEALLIQPQKITEDQDSLLQSQLEAIKKQHSLDSAALASAVNEIKELKIQLESVAESEAARTKHAELSQIELNSLKQNLTETLAVMEDMKNELKDCKESEAQARVLVGETLMQLETAKRTVECLRSDGVKAVEAFDSIASELEQSRARVNLLEGIVSELKADTKIVDGYGSQTAGDQEITFGTEEKANLGNSNEAELNSLKSEVEQLKSALEASEIRYSEEQSRNAAEIKSAYKLVEQIKSSSIDKEAELEAELQKTIAEVEELKADLMDKETELQGICQENEDLNLRLENFLSSRTSYELEKEIQKAMESIEHLKANLMDKETELQNIVEENEMLKTEIKKKEINKGKVNDEIVDELESARAAEREALMKLGYMTEEVDKSNRKVARVSEQLEAAQTANSEMEAELRRFKVQSDQWRKAAEAAAAMLSSGNNGKFMDRTGSMDSKYSPRSGRISSPYSDDGDDDLLKRKSPNMLKKIGVLWRKPQK; this is encoded by the exons ATGCATATAAAGATACCTGATTTGGTAAATCTGATAGTTATTAATCTCACTATTGTTATCTGGCTACCATTCAGGAACGCTACAGGTGAAACACCTCAAAAGATCTCCCCTCGTGTTGTTTCCTCTGAAGTGGCTTCAAAGCCATCTCCTCGTTCTGTTTCTTCAGATGTGCCCCTAAAGCTCTCTCCTCGAGTTGTTCGCCAACTTAAGACAGCTAGCCTGGATTCTGATTCTGCTACAtcttcttgccgagcaagtagGACACCAAAAGATAGAAGCTGTAAAGTAGCTGAGAGAAAATCACCCCGAAGCCCAGTGCCTGAG TTGCAGAAGAAGCATCCAAGTAGGGTTGCTGAGCTGGAATTTCAGATTTCTCAACTTCAGAATGACCTAAAGAGAGTGAAGGATCAGCTAATTTCCTCGGAAGCATGGAAGAAGCAAGCTGAGCAAGATGCTGAAGAATCAAAGAAGCAGCTCTTAGAAATGTCTTTAAAGCTCGAAAAGTCACGGGAACAAGTTTTAAAGAAGTCTGGTTCTGAGGAAGCACTTTTAATTCAGCCCCAGAAGATCACTGAAGATCAGGATTCGCTATTGCAGTCTCAGCTTGAGGCTATAAAGAAGCAGCACTCACTTGACTCAGCTGCATTGGCATCTGCCGTGAATGAGATTAAGGAACTCAAGATCCAGCTAGAATCTGTAGCTGAATCTGAGGCTGCCCGGACGAAGCACGCAGAACTGTCACAAATTGAGCTTAATAGCTTGAAGCAAAACCTGACAGAAACTCTTGCTGTCATGGAAGACATGAAAAATGAGCTAAAAGACTGCAAAGAATCAGAAGCTCAGGCTCGAGTACTTGTAGGTGAGACACTGATGCAATTGGAAACAGCGAAAAGGACCGTTGAGTGCCTCAGGTCTGACGGTGTTAAAGCTGTTGAGGCATTTGATTCAATAGCTTCAGAATTGGAGCAGTCAAGGGCTCGTGTAAACTTGTTGGAGGGGATTGTCAGTGAACTGAAAGCTGACACCAAAATTGTAGATGGTTATGGTTCCCAAACTGCAGGTGATCAGGAAATCACATTTGGGACTGAAGAAAAAGCAAACCTTGGGAACTCAAATGAAGCAGAACTAAATTCTCTTAAATCTGAAGTGGAACAACTAAAGTCTGCTCTAGAAGCATCTGAGATCCGATACAGTGAAGAGCAAAGTCGAAATGCTGCAGAGATCAAAAGTGCTTATAAATTGGTTGAACAAATTAAATCTTCCTCCATTGACAAAGAGGCTGAACTTGAAGCGGAGCTCCAGAAAACAATAGCTGAAGTTGAAGAGTTGAAGGCAGATCTTATGGATAAAGAAACTGAATTGCAGGGTATTTGTCAGGAGAATGAGGATCTGAATCTGAGGCTAGAGAACTTCCTGTCTAGCCGCACTAGTTATGAACTTGAAAAGGAGATCCAGAAAGCAATGGAAAGTATTGAACACTTGAAGGCAAATTTGATGGATAAAGAGACAGAACTGCAAAACATTGTCGAAGAAAACGAAATGTTGAAGACAGAgatcaagaaaaaggaaattaacAAGGGGAAAGTGAATGATGAAATTGTTGACGAACTTGAATCTGCAAGAGCTGCAGAGCGTGAGGCTCTGATGAAGCTGGGGTATATGACGGAGGAAGTCGACAAGAGTAACAGGAAGGTAGCACGAGTGTCTGAACAGCTGGAGGCAGCTCAAACTGCGAATTCAGAGATGGAAGCTGAGTTGAGAAGGTTCAAAGTGCAGTCTGACCAGTGGAGGAAGGCTGCAGAAGCAGCTGCTGCCATGCTTTCATCAGGAAACAACGGGAAGTTCATGGACCGAACAGGATCGATGGACAGTAAGTATAGTCCGAGGTCGGGGAGGATTTCTTCACCTTATTCTGATGATGGGGATGATGATTTGCTGAAGAGGAAAAGTCCAAACATGCTCAAGAAAATTGGTGTCCTGTGGAGGAAGCCTCAGAAATAG
- the LOC113780350 gene encoding 40S ribosomal protein S23-like — protein MGKTRGMGAGRKLKTHRRNQRWADKSYKKSHLGNEWKKPFAGSSHAKGIVLEKIGIEAKQPNSAIRKCARVQLIKNGKKIAAFVPNDGCLNYIEENDEVLIAGFGRKGHAVGDIPGVRFKVVKVSGVSLIALFKEKKEKPRS, from the exons ATGGG GAAGACACGTGGAATGGGAGCTGGCCGCAAGCTGAAGACCCACAGAAGAAACCAAAGGTGGGCTGATAAATCTTACAAGAAGTCCCATCTTGGTAATGAGTGGAAAAAGCCATTTGCTGGATCATCACATGCCAAAGGAATTGTTCTGGAAAAAAT TGGAATTGAGGCTAAGCAGCCAAACTCTGCCATTAGGAAATGTGCTCGTGTCCAGCTTATCAAAAATGGAAAGAAGATTGCTGCCTTTGTGCCTAATGATGGTTGTTTGAACTATATTGAGGAGAAT GATGAGGTGCTGATTGCTGGATTTGGTCGTAAGGGGCATGCTGTTGGAGATATTCCTGGTGTCAGGTTTAAAGTTGTAAAGGTTTCTGGTGTTTCTCTTATAGCTCTGTTCAAAGAGAAGAAGGAGAAGCCAAGGTCATAA
- the LOC113751050 gene encoding dof zinc finger protein DOF2.1-like, with the protein MDPSGAQHHHQDMSSQTLESMLVCTKAQQDKKPRPPEQALKCPRCDSTNTKFCYYNNYSLTQPRYFCKSCRRYWTKGGTLRNVPVGGGCRKNKRSSSSSSSSKRGQDQAVVATNTNPLSSLTNLPYDSDISLAIARLQKQTNGHLGFDHDHELPMLGNPNNPHCEVLGNHNGHHHHVNSSGSAAGGFFDAFRGGFLENPNGFHNLYYGMSNGNMGHVENGGGLGLNGSEEMSMVPYEDIGGATTTATTVTTVKQEICNARNGENRVLWGFPWQIGGEGNMGSDLDSGRQSWNNGFGSSWHGLLNSPLM; encoded by the exons ATGGATCCTTCAGGTGCACAGCATCATCACCAG GACATGTCTTCCCAGACTCTAGAAAGCATGCTAGTATGCACAAAAGCACAGCAAGACAAGAAGCCAAGGCCACCTGAACAAGCCCTGAAATGCCCTAGATGTGACTCCACCAACACCAAATTTTGTTATTACAACAACTACAGCCTCACTCAGCCAAGGTACTTTTGCAAGTCATGCAGGAGGTATTGGACTAAAGGTGGAACCTTGAGAAACGTTCCAGTGGGTGGAGGTTGCAGAAAGAACAAGAGatcatcatcctcatcatcatcttcaAAAAGGGGCCAAGATCAAGCAGTTGTTGCAACTAACACCAACCCACTTTCGTCCCTAACAAATTTGCCGTACGACTCTGATATCAGCCTTGCCATTGCTAGGCTCCAAAAGCAAACAAATGGCCATCTGGGATTTGATCATGACCATGAACTTCCTATGCTGGGAAACCCTAACAATCCCCATTGTGAAGTTCTTGGAAACCATAATGGTCATCACCATCATGTTAACAGTAGTGGTTCAGCTGCAGGGGGCTTTTTTGATGCATTTAGAGGAGGTTTTCTTGAAAATCCGAATGGCTTTCACAATTTGTACTATGGGATGAGTAATGGAAACATGGGGCATGTTGAAAATGGGGGTGGCCTTGGCCTCAATGGTAGTGAAGAAATGTCAATGGTGCCATATGAGGACATTGGTGGAGCAACCACAACTGCAACAACAGTTACAACAGTGAAGCAAGAAATCtgcaatgcaagaaatggtGAAAATAGGGTGCTTTGGGGATTCCCCTGGCAGATTGGTGGCGAGGGAAACATGGGATCGGATCTTGATTCAGGCAGGCAAAGCTGGAACAACGGATTTGGTTCTTCTTGGCATGGACTTCTGAACAGCCCTCTCATGTAG
- the LOC113762575 gene encoding interactor of constitutive active ROPs 3 isoform X3, which translates to MQTPKARNATGETPQKISPRVVSSEVASKPSPRSVSSDVPLKLSPRVVRQLKTASLDSDSATSSCRASRTPKDRSCKVAERKSPRSPVPELQKKHPSRVAELEFQISQLQNDLKRVKDQLISSEAWKKQAEQDAEESKKQLLEMSLKLEKSREQVLKKSGSEEALLIQPQKITEDQDSLLQSQLEAIKKQHSLDSAALASAVNEIKELKIQLESVAESEAARTKHAELSQIELNSLKQNLTETLAVMEDMKNELKDCKESEAQARVLVGETLMQLETAKRTVECLRSDGVKAVEAFDSIASELEQSRARVNLLEGIVSELKADTKIVDGYGSQTAGDQEITFGTEEKANLGNSNEAELNSLKSEVEQLKSALEASEIRYSEEQSRNAAEIKSAYKLVEQIKSSSIDKEAELEAELQKTIAEVEELKADLMDKETELQGICQENEDLNLRLENFLSSRTSYELEKEIQKAMESIEHLKANLMDKETELQNIVEENEMLKTEIKKKEINKGKVNDEIVDELESARAAEREALMKLGYMTEEVDKSNRKVARVSEQLEAAQTANSEMEAELRRFKVQSDQWRKAAEAAAAMLSSGNNGKFMDRTGSMDSKYSPRSGRISSPYSDDGDDDLLKRKSPNMLKKIGVLWRKPQK; encoded by the exons ATGCAGACCCCAAAAGCAAG GAACGCTACAGGTGAAACACCTCAAAAGATCTCCCCTCGTGTTGTTTCCTCTGAAGTGGCTTCAAAGCCATCTCCTCGTTCTGTTTCTTCAGATGTGCCCCTAAAGCTCTCTCCTCGAGTTGTTCGCCAACTTAAGACAGCTAGCCTGGATTCTGATTCTGCTACAtcttcttgccgagcaagtagGACACCAAAAGATAGAAGCTGTAAAGTAGCTGAGAGAAAATCACCCCGAAGCCCAGTGCCTGAG TTGCAGAAGAAGCATCCAAGTAGGGTTGCTGAGCTGGAATTTCAGATTTCTCAACTTCAGAATGACCTAAAGAGAGTGAAGGATCAGCTAATTTCCTCGGAAGCATGGAAGAAGCAAGCTGAGCAAGATGCTGAAGAATCAAAGAAGCAGCTCTTAGAAATGTCTTTAAAGCTCGAAAAGTCACGGGAACAAGTTTTAAAGAAGTCTGGTTCTGAGGAAGCACTTTTAATTCAGCCCCAGAAGATCACTGAAGATCAGGATTCGCTATTGCAGTCTCAGCTTGAGGCTATAAAGAAGCAGCACTCACTTGACTCAGCTGCATTGGCATCTGCCGTGAATGAGATTAAGGAACTCAAGATCCAGCTAGAATCTGTAGCTGAATCTGAGGCTGCCCGGACGAAGCACGCAGAACTGTCACAAATTGAGCTTAATAGCTTGAAGCAAAACCTGACAGAAACTCTTGCTGTCATGGAAGACATGAAAAATGAGCTAAAAGACTGCAAAGAATCAGAAGCTCAGGCTCGAGTACTTGTAGGTGAGACACTGATGCAATTGGAAACAGCGAAAAGGACCGTTGAGTGCCTCAGGTCTGACGGTGTTAAAGCTGTTGAGGCATTTGATTCAATAGCTTCAGAATTGGAGCAGTCAAGGGCTCGTGTAAACTTGTTGGAGGGGATTGTCAGTGAACTGAAAGCTGACACCAAAATTGTAGATGGTTATGGTTCCCAAACTGCAGGTGATCAGGAAATCACATTTGGGACTGAAGAAAAAGCAAACCTTGGGAACTCAAATGAAGCAGAACTAAATTCTCTTAAATCTGAAGTGGAACAACTAAAGTCTGCTCTAGAAGCATCTGAGATCCGATACAGTGAAGAGCAAAGTCGAAATGCTGCAGAGATCAAAAGTGCTTATAAATTGGTTGAACAAATTAAATCTTCCTCCATTGACAAAGAGGCTGAACTTGAAGCGGAGCTCCAGAAAACAATAGCTGAAGTTGAAGAGTTGAAGGCAGATCTTATGGATAAAGAAACTGAATTGCAGGGTATTTGTCAGGAGAATGAGGATCTGAATCTGAGGCTAGAGAACTTCCTGTCTAGCCGCACTAGTTATGAACTTGAAAAGGAGATCCAGAAAGCAATGGAAAGTATTGAACACTTGAAGGCAAATTTGATGGATAAAGAGACAGAACTGCAAAACATTGTCGAAGAAAACGAAATGTTGAAGACAGAgatcaagaaaaaggaaattaacAAGGGGAAAGTGAATGATGAAATTGTTGACGAACTTGAATCTGCAAGAGCTGCAGAGCGTGAGGCTCTGATGAAGCTGGGGTATATGACGGAGGAAGTCGACAAGAGTAACAGGAAGGTAGCACGAGTGTCTGAACAGCTGGAGGCAGCTCAAACTGCGAATTCAGAGATGGAAGCTGAGTTGAGAAGGTTCAAAGTGCAGTCTGACCAGTGGAGGAAGGCTGCAGAAGCAGCTGCTGCCATGCTTTCATCAGGAAACAACGGGAAGTTCATGGACCGAACAGGATCGATGGACAGTAAGTATAGTCCGAGGTCGGGGAGGATTTCTTCACCTTATTCTGATGATGGGGATGATGATTTGCTGAAGAGGAAAAGTCCAAACATGCTCAAGAAAATTGGTGTCCTGTGGAGGAAGCCTCAGAAATAG